The Chryseobacterium nakagawai genome has a segment encoding these proteins:
- a CDS encoding TonB-dependent receptor plug domain-containing protein, with amino-acid sequence MNFKFISYIISLSLLFSSVFLKAQNSFKDFEKEKTYIQTNHVFYKPGENMYFKIYVVQGKNNLPAGESRVVNFEIVDPSGSVLTKSKYKINNGYANGYFSFADDLKGGVYKIRAYTNWMQNEEGKNAFEKEITLQKIVSPRILMKLDFPKKGYGPGDEVTADFSMRSLGNLPIPFYEADYVVTHNGEMVAEGKIITDKEGKKLLQFRLPKSLKSSDALLNIKVNFDGFTESISRNIPIVLNNLDVKFLPEGGTFIKGLEQNIAFKVLDEYEKPVDAVLGIYNQNHEKIAEVSTYNFGMGSFFFTPEIGETYYAKVVKPENITQIYHLPESKNNGLMLNIKKENGALLFKTVATQEKNIVLKGFFREKEIYSREISLKKEVNILEVPERDLPVGICRFTVFENNIPLAERIVFTNKDQQLNIKIKPGKEYYQPREKVVLNIETKDKNNQPIPANLAISVVDDKLWTYADDKQNHISSWLLMDSELKGKIEKPQFYFDKKEGKAEKSLDLVMLTNGYRYFELIPDIVKTGKYKFLPEKRGTVYGVVEDENKKPIKANVFLVESYGGQILKQTTTENGQFYFSGMEGSDSYKVIAKSIQPKHKVNIRVLSYKLEINPLVKQKLNNIDVEEIIKEAEVKEKPKPIPPIINSTKKDTISGKNIEEVVVVGYGTLMNKKTNTSSVSIIGNSEIKDSNYGSLLQGKVAGVTVTPVGEQQKGNFVVRGTSSISNKSPLFVVDGVPVENFNTAINPNDINSVTVLKDAAATAIYGSRAVNGVVIINSFSNSLAQNKLDITPKSYFAVLSIPADKLIKYSVNKEFAYPEYKTTNTSYRFDYREAIYWNPVVETDKEGKAKVEFYNSDASSTFRVMTEGISASGLIGRDETTYAAQSLISIDAKIPQYLTRTDEMLIPVVIKNNSRETRKMIMDVIVPNHVKLISSDSLITLKPLESGRLYVKIQTDEVVNSNIQFIIRSGDFRETMILPFKVEEKGFLHQFSLIDNKTEKIQVTIPEYINGSLFSSYYVFENAALKMFDDLERLKREPHGCFEQLSSTVYPNVFILDYLKLSKKIDSSTESLVIKNLKKGFQKMLSYKNKDGGVGYFNTAESDVSLSAFALLEFTDLKRHIVIDPKIIQGLSSFILSKKAGNGLFGVRRYYESQTGPYSEYDWSRNMYVLYALSQLGFTTEIEDSYQVMLKRALLKKDSYQLALLANAAANLGKHQEYDNLMFALNTQFENQKLNVETTFTGSGGYSANAETLSLYMMALQKDEKLNQQTIAKAADELLSYNGGYGFGSTQATSLALQALSQFFIKNEKLFRTDRPVIKINNALVSSGLNISSAYKTGNNTMNIDYPSETGLLYKLEYQYYTLKAPESSDIPLTMDTKLMSENPRVGETNRMIVTLKNKLNNQLPMTVAKIGIPAGLTLQPALLKDLIDKKQVSYYEIFDNYLVLYWEHFDAEEEKNINLDLKVEFAGTYTGKSSNVYLYYMPESKYWNQGMKTVITP; translated from the coding sequence ATGAATTTCAAATTTATATCATATATCATATCACTGAGTCTATTGTTTTCATCAGTATTTCTGAAGGCACAGAACTCATTTAAGGATTTTGAAAAAGAAAAGACATATATCCAGACCAACCATGTTTTCTATAAACCGGGAGAGAATATGTATTTTAAAATATATGTAGTGCAGGGAAAAAATAACCTTCCTGCAGGAGAAAGCAGGGTAGTCAATTTTGAAATTGTTGACCCTTCCGGAAGTGTTTTAACAAAGTCCAAATATAAAATTAATAATGGCTATGCCAACGGATACTTCTCTTTCGCTGATGATCTGAAGGGTGGGGTTTACAAGATTAGAGCCTATACCAACTGGATGCAAAATGAGGAAGGTAAAAATGCTTTTGAAAAAGAAATTACCTTGCAGAAAATAGTATCTCCAAGGATTTTAATGAAGCTGGATTTTCCTAAGAAAGGATATGGTCCTGGTGATGAAGTCACCGCAGACTTTTCAATGCGAAGTTTGGGGAATTTGCCTATTCCTTTTTATGAAGCGGATTATGTGGTAACTCATAACGGGGAAATGGTTGCCGAAGGCAAGATTATTACAGATAAGGAAGGAAAAAAACTATTGCAGTTCAGACTTCCCAAATCCTTAAAATCATCTGATGCACTTTTAAATATTAAAGTTAATTTTGATGGGTTTACAGAATCTATTTCAAGAAATATTCCTATTGTACTGAACAATCTGGATGTGAAATTTTTGCCTGAAGGAGGAACCTTCATCAAAGGACTAGAACAGAATATTGCATTCAAAGTATTGGATGAATATGAAAAGCCGGTAGATGCCGTTTTGGGTATTTATAATCAGAACCATGAAAAAATAGCTGAAGTTTCCACTTATAATTTCGGGATGGGAAGTTTCTTTTTTACTCCGGAAATAGGAGAAACATATTATGCAAAAGTTGTAAAGCCCGAAAATATCACACAGATTTATCATCTTCCTGAATCTAAAAATAATGGTTTGATGTTGAATATCAAGAAGGAAAATGGAGCACTTTTATTCAAAACGGTGGCTACACAGGAAAAGAATATTGTTTTAAAAGGATTTTTCCGTGAAAAAGAAATATACAGCCGTGAGATTTCTTTAAAAAAGGAGGTCAACATATTGGAGGTTCCGGAAAGAGATCTGCCGGTTGGAATTTGTCGTTTTACGGTATTTGAAAATAATATTCCTCTTGCAGAACGTATTGTTTTTACCAATAAAGATCAGCAGCTGAATATCAAGATAAAACCTGGTAAAGAATATTATCAGCCAAGAGAAAAAGTAGTACTGAATATTGAAACTAAAGATAAAAATAATCAACCTATACCGGCAAATCTAGCCATAAGTGTAGTGGATGATAAGCTTTGGACTTATGCTGATGATAAACAAAATCATATCAGTTCATGGCTGCTGATGGATTCTGAGTTGAAAGGAAAAATTGAAAAGCCTCAGTTTTATTTTGATAAAAAAGAAGGAAAAGCAGAGAAAAGTCTGGATCTTGTGATGCTCACCAATGGATACCGGTATTTTGAACTGATTCCGGATATTGTTAAAACAGGTAAATACAAATTCCTGCCAGAAAAAAGAGGGACTGTATATGGAGTCGTAGAAGATGAAAATAAGAAACCCATTAAAGCCAATGTTTTTCTTGTAGAATCTTATGGAGGCCAGATTCTCAAACAAACGACAACAGAAAACGGCCAGTTTTATTTCTCAGGGATGGAAGGTAGTGATTCTTACAAAGTAATTGCTAAATCCATTCAACCTAAACATAAAGTCAACATCAGAGTATTGTCATATAAATTGGAAATAAACCCGCTTGTTAAGCAAAAATTGAATAATATAGATGTAGAAGAGATTATAAAAGAGGCTGAAGTCAAAGAAAAGCCCAAACCAATACCACCAATAATAAATAGCACTAAGAAGGATACTATTTCTGGAAAAAATATTGAGGAAGTTGTGGTGGTAGGATACGGAACTTTGATGAATAAAAAAACAAATACCTCTTCGGTAAGCATTATTGGCAATTCTGAAATTAAAGATTCTAATTATGGGTCGTTATTACAGGGAAAAGTTGCAGGAGTCACTGTAACTCCGGTTGGAGAGCAGCAAAAAGGAAATTTTGTGGTCAGAGGGACTTCATCAATATCAAACAAAAGTCCATTATTTGTGGTAGATGGAGTTCCGGTAGAAAATTTTAATACAGCCATCAATCCCAATGATATTAACAGCGTTACAGTTTTGAAGGATGCGGCGGCAACAGCCATTTACGGGAGCAGAGCCGTTAATGGAGTTGTCATTATTAATTCATTTTCTAATAGTTTGGCTCAGAATAAGCTGGATATCACCCCTAAATCTTATTTTGCAGTGCTGTCTATTCCTGCAGATAAACTTATCAAATATTCGGTAAATAAAGAGTTTGCCTATCCCGAATATAAAACAACCAATACTTCTTATAGATTTGATTATAGAGAAGCTATTTATTGGAATCCTGTAGTAGAAACCGATAAAGAGGGTAAAGCAAAAGTAGAGTTTTATAATTCAGATGCCAGTTCCACTTTCAGAGTGATGACGGAAGGCATTTCAGCGTCCGGATTGATAGGCAGAGATGAAACCACCTATGCGGCGCAAAGCCTGATCTCTATTGATGCTAAGATTCCACAGTATTTGACAAGAACGGACGAAATGCTTATTCCTGTAGTGATCAAAAATAACTCCAGAGAAACCAGAAAAATGATAATGGACGTTATTGTTCCCAATCATGTAAAGTTGATATCATCAGACAGCCTGATTACTTTAAAACCTTTGGAATCCGGAAGGCTTTACGTTAAAATACAGACCGATGAAGTGGTAAATTCTAATATTCAGTTCATCATAAGGTCTGGAGATTTTAGGGAAACGATGATTCTTCCGTTTAAGGTAGAAGAGAAAGGATTTTTACATCAGTTTTCTTTAATAGATAATAAGACCGAGAAAATTCAGGTTACTATTCCTGAATATATTAATGGGAGCCTGTTTTCATCCTATTATGTATTTGAAAATGCTGCTTTGAAGATGTTTGATGACCTTGAAAGGCTGAAGAGAGAACCTCATGGGTGTTTTGAGCAGTTGTCCTCAACAGTATATCCTAATGTTTTTATTCTGGATTATTTAAAATTAAGCAAGAAAATTGATAGTTCCACAGAAAGCCTTGTGATCAAAAATCTGAAAAAAGGTTTCCAGAAAATGTTAAGCTATAAAAATAAAGACGGAGGGGTTGGATACTTTAATACAGCTGAGTCAGATGTTTCTCTTTCTGCATTTGCTTTACTCGAGTTTACAGATCTGAAAAGACATATTGTGATTGATCCAAAGATTATTCAAGGACTATCATCATTTATTTTGTCAAAAAAAGCAGGGAATGGACTTTTTGGAGTACGAAGATATTATGAGTCCCAAACAGGACCCTACTCAGAATACGATTGGTCAAGAAATATGTATGTTCTCTATGCATTATCTCAGTTAGGCTTTACAACTGAAATTGAAGATTCTTACCAGGTAATGCTGAAAAGAGCCTTGTTGAAAAAAGATTCTTATCAACTGGCTTTATTGGCCAATGCAGCGGCGAATCTTGGGAAGCATCAGGAGTATGATAATTTAATGTTTGCTTTAAATACTCAGTTTGAAAATCAAAAACTTAACGTTGAAACGACCTTTACAGGTTCCGGTGGATATTCAGCCAATGCAGAAACACTCTCATTGTATATGATGGCACTTCAGAAAGATGAAAAACTCAATCAGCAAACTATTGCAAAAGCAGCAGATGAGCTTTTAAGTTACAATGGAGGTTATGGATTTGGATCTACTCAGGCAACAAGTTTGGCTCTACAGGCGTTGTCTCAGTTCTTTATAAAAAATGAAAAGCTGTTTAGAACTGATAGACCTGTTATTAAAATAAACAATGCTTTAGTATCATCTGGTTTAAATATTTCATCCGCCTACAAAACCGGAAATAATACAATGAATATAGATTACCCTTCAGAGACAGGGCTTCTTTATAAGTTAGAATATCAATATTATACTCTGAAGGCTCCGGAAAGTTCGGATATTCCTTTAACCATGGATACAAAATTGATGTCAGAAAACCCCAGAGTAGGGGAAACCAACAGAATGATAGTCACTCTTAAAAACAAATTGAATAATCAATTGCCCATGACTGTCGCTAAAATCGGTATTCCTGCAGGACTGACTCTGCAACCTGCTTTATTAAAAGATTTAATAGATAAAAAACAAGTTTCCTATTATGAGATCTTTGACAATTATCTGGTATTGTATTGGGAACATTTTGATGCTGAAGAAGAAAAAAACATCAACCTTGATCTAAAAGTAGAATTTGCAGGAACCTATACCGGAAAATCAAGCAATGTCTATCTTTATTATATGCCTGAATCAAAATATTGGAACCAAGGTATGAAAACGGTTATTACGCCATAG
- a CDS encoding T9SS type A sorting domain-containing protein has product MENNHIDQQFNEASKLSEEPTFFPGFDTVWDKVEERLDQKKEKKKIIPVWFPYGIAASLMIGIGALYFLNKKDREQPVKQEMAEHKILPEPTADDHIAKIDHITKENIQKEKNKEYPKIEKAIVYTNNVPEPLRVPNPVSTAYPPPAIERHMETSDAVKNIDEIVVTGYGIKKKTAYTTSSVTTVSEMLSGTVAGLSISTPGKDNNIRIRGLSSIKGSTERPLVVVNGIPTTLDALKDMNPKRIKKVSVLKPEEAATLYGSKALHGVVVVKTKRLRRAEKEKLEELYSKSIKELDKKQEEKEKELPKAGQLTAGEVNDFSKWEYWKDIAVPSLEEYKNAWKFYPDRRVSVQLTNKNKKPVIGEKVKLLDDQKKVIWEAVSDNLGNAELWISPIVGETPDSKNYYLSDASGQIISNKVNEFKNGQNLIVLNKPCLEKRKLDIAFVVDATGSMGDEITYLQSELLDVLRKVETNLKNSEIRYGSVFYRDKGDEYITRKFDFSDKAEDLIQFIKNQRAAGGGDTPEAVVEALQVSIDDLKWSPENSTKIMFLILDAPPHQSEENIQKLYDKIKKAAQKGITIIPLAASDTNKETEYIMRAFALLTNGTYTFLTNDSGIGNNHIKPTIDSYEVEKLNSLLLRLILQRATLPECTDGISNENINKKMETEIDRQVDAKTVIFPNPTKGMIKIRTANKIEELYIYDLAGKIIMRKENLEEGKNTIDMTLYPQGIYLVRVRTNNNWETFKVIKN; this is encoded by the coding sequence ATGGAAAATAATCATATTGATCAACAATTCAATGAAGCTTCTAAACTTTCAGAAGAACCAACTTTTTTTCCTGGTTTTGATACAGTTTGGGACAAAGTGGAAGAAAGATTAGATCAGAAAAAAGAAAAAAAGAAAATCATTCCTGTCTGGTTTCCTTATGGGATAGCAGCAAGCCTGATGATAGGAATAGGTGCTTTATATTTCCTGAATAAAAAAGATAGGGAGCAACCCGTAAAACAGGAAATGGCAGAACACAAAATATTACCGGAACCGACAGCCGATGATCATATTGCCAAAATAGATCATATAACAAAAGAAAATATTCAGAAAGAGAAGAATAAAGAGTATCCTAAAATAGAAAAGGCAATAGTATATACTAATAATGTTCCGGAGCCATTAAGAGTACCTAACCCTGTGTCTACAGCTTACCCTCCGCCAGCTATAGAACGCCATATGGAAACTTCTGACGCAGTAAAGAATATTGATGAAATTGTAGTGACTGGATATGGTATTAAGAAAAAGACCGCTTATACCACCTCAAGTGTAACTACGGTTTCAGAGATGCTAAGCGGAACTGTTGCAGGGCTATCTATTTCTACTCCTGGAAAAGATAACAATATAAGGATAAGAGGGCTGAGCAGCATCAAAGGAAGCACAGAAAGACCATTGGTGGTGGTTAACGGAATCCCTACAACATTAGATGCTTTGAAAGATATGAATCCTAAACGTATTAAAAAAGTATCTGTCCTTAAGCCTGAGGAAGCAGCAACATTATATGGAAGTAAAGCCTTACATGGAGTAGTCGTGGTAAAAACAAAACGTTTGCGACGGGCTGAAAAGGAGAAATTGGAAGAACTGTACTCAAAAAGTATAAAAGAATTAGATAAAAAGCAGGAAGAAAAGGAAAAAGAACTTCCCAAAGCAGGGCAGCTCACTGCAGGAGAAGTGAATGATTTTTCTAAATGGGAATATTGGAAAGATATAGCCGTTCCAAGTCTTGAAGAATACAAAAATGCCTGGAAATTTTATCCGGACAGAAGAGTTTCTGTTCAGTTGACGAACAAAAATAAGAAGCCCGTCATTGGGGAAAAAGTGAAATTACTGGATGATCAGAAAAAAGTGATCTGGGAAGCTGTTTCAGATAACCTGGGAAATGCAGAACTTTGGATCAGTCCAATAGTAGGAGAAACCCCAGATTCTAAAAATTACTATTTGTCTGATGCTTCCGGACAGATCATCAGTAATAAAGTAAATGAATTTAAAAATGGTCAGAATCTGATTGTTTTGAATAAGCCATGCCTGGAGAAAAGGAAACTGGATATTGCTTTTGTTGTGGATGCAACAGGATCCATGGGAGATGAAATCACTTATCTGCAGTCTGAATTACTGGATGTTCTGAGAAAAGTAGAAACTAATTTAAAAAATTCTGAAATTAGATATGGCTCCGTATTTTACAGGGATAAAGGAGATGAATATATTACTAGAAAGTTTGATTTCTCTGATAAAGCTGAAGATCTAATTCAGTTTATCAAAAATCAGAGAGCAGCCGGTGGTGGCGATACCCCTGAAGCGGTAGTAGAAGCACTACAGGTTTCCATTGATGACTTGAAATGGAGCCCGGAAAATTCCACTAAAATTATGTTCCTGATTTTGGACGCCCCGCCACATCAGTCTGAAGAAAATATTCAGAAGCTCTATGATAAAATAAAAAAAGCTGCTCAAAAAGGGATAACAATTATTCCATTGGCTGCAAGTGATACCAATAAAGAAACCGAATATATAATGCGGGCCTTTGCACTGCTTACCAACGGAACGTACACATTTCTTACCAATGATAGCGGGATAGGAAACAATCATATTAAGCCTACCATAGATTCTTATGAAGTAGAAAAACTGAACAGTCTTCTGCTAAGACTGATTCTCCAAAGAGCGACCCTTCCTGAATGTACAGACGGTATCTCTAACGAGAATATCAATAAAAAAATGGAAACAGAAATAGATCGCCAGGTAGATGCGAAAACTGTGATTTTTCCAAATCCGACAAAAGGAATGATCAAAATAAGAACAGCGAATAAGATTGAAGAACTATACATCTATGATCTGGCTGGAAAAATAATCATGCGGAAAGAAAACTTGGAAGAAGGTAAAAACACAATCGATATGACCTTGTATCCTCAGGGGATTTATTTAGTTCGTGTCCGAACTAATAATAACTGGGAGACTTTTAAGGTCATCAAAAATTAA
- a CDS encoding RNA polymerase sigma factor, translating into MERELLIECQRNDRKAQRKVYEKMAGKLYSVCKRYLKNDEDIEEVLADTFYKIFTKISQLQNPDTFEAWAKKIAVNECLQKLRNNKALFISLEESMNEPSEGSSEHISFEKDILNLLNFLPEGCRAIFNLFAIEGYPHKEIASMLSISEGTSKSQLNFARKKLQELLVNQNI; encoded by the coding sequence ATGGAAAGAGAATTATTAATAGAATGCCAGCGTAACGATCGCAAAGCACAGCGGAAAGTTTACGAGAAAATGGCGGGTAAGCTGTATTCAGTTTGCAAACGTTATTTGAAAAACGATGAAGATATAGAAGAAGTATTGGCCGATACCTTCTATAAGATTTTCACGAAGATAAGCCAGCTTCAGAATCCGGATACTTTCGAAGCCTGGGCAAAAAAGATTGCAGTAAATGAATGCCTCCAGAAATTAAGAAATAATAAAGCCTTATTTATTTCATTGGAAGAAAGTATGAATGAACCTTCAGAAGGATCTTCAGAGCATATTTCCTTTGAAAAAGATATTCTGAATCTGCTCAACTTTCTTCCCGAAGGCTGCAGAGCCATTTTTAATCTTTTTGCAATTGAAGGATATCCGCATAAAGAAATAGCTTCTATGCTTTCCATTAGCGAGGGAACTTCAAAGTCCCAGCTCAATTTTGCGAGAAAAAAACTTCAAGAACTTTTGGTGAATCAAAACATTTAA
- a CDS encoding C1 family peptidase, with amino-acid sequence MKNAKIASLLFVLSAGSMMFAQDDLINKLKNNHSQNANFQFTTLKDVGATSVKNQGSSGTCWSYSGNSFLESEMQRMGKKPVDLAEIFTARNSYHDKAKLYVLNNGAISWGDGGELHDVINMYKKYGAVPQDVYSGLKAGQTTNNFKEMQGKLKPVLDSLVQASSKGKLTDNWMDSVDSILDEYLGKVPANFTYEGKNYTPKTFAKEVVGINAEDYVELSSYKDYAYYQKFVVPIPDNWSHDSDWNVPMKDLTAIIDNAVTKGYSVGWATDVSEPYFSYKNGVAYVPDMDLDQINAENKQTLFTEPKKDKTITEDMRQKGLNNLSTTDDHGMHIVGLAKDQTGKEYYMVKNSWGVTNDFAGYLYVTRPYVEYKSTAILVHKNAIPKNILKQLKPTKNIGL; translated from the coding sequence ATGAAAAATGCGAAAATTGCATCATTACTTTTTGTTTTGTCTGCAGGAAGTATGATGTTTGCCCAAGATGACTTAATCAACAAGTTAAAAAACAACCACTCACAAAATGCTAATTTTCAGTTCACAACGTTAAAAGACGTTGGTGCTACTTCTGTAAAGAACCAGGGTTCATCTGGAACTTGTTGGAGCTACTCAGGAAACTCTTTCCTTGAATCTGAAATGCAGAGAATGGGTAAAAAGCCTGTAGATCTTGCTGAAATCTTTACGGCAAGAAACTCTTACCATGATAAAGCGAAGTTATATGTTTTAAATAACGGAGCGATCAGCTGGGGTGACGGTGGAGAACTTCACGATGTAATCAACATGTACAAAAAGTACGGTGCAGTTCCTCAGGATGTGTATTCAGGATTAAAAGCTGGACAGACAACCAACAACTTTAAGGAAATGCAAGGAAAATTAAAGCCGGTTCTTGACAGCCTTGTTCAGGCTTCTTCTAAAGGGAAGCTTACTGACAACTGGATGGATTCTGTAGATTCTATTCTTGATGAATATCTAGGAAAAGTGCCTGCCAACTTTACCTATGAAGGAAAAAACTATACTCCTAAAACTTTTGCTAAAGAAGTAGTAGGAATCAATGCTGAGGATTATGTAGAATTATCTTCTTACAAAGATTATGCTTACTACCAGAAGTTTGTAGTTCCAATTCCAGACAACTGGAGCCACGATTCTGACTGGAATGTTCCAATGAAAGACCTTACAGCAATCATTGACAATGCTGTGACTAAAGGATATTCTGTAGGTTGGGCAACTGATGTTTCTGAGCCTTATTTCTCTTATAAAAATGGAGTGGCTTATGTTCCGGATATGGATTTAGACCAAATCAACGCAGAGAACAAACAGACTTTGTTTACAGAGCCTAAAAAAGACAAAACCATCACTGAAGATATGCGCCAAAAAGGACTTAACAACCTTTCTACAACGGATGACCACGGTATGCATATCGTAGGATTAGCAAAAGATCAGACTGGTAAGGAATATTATATGGTAAAAAACTCTTGGGGAGTAACCAATGACTTTGCAGGATACCTGTATGTAACAAGACCATATGTTGAATATAAGTCGACTGCTATTTTGGTTCATAAGAACGCAATTCCAAAGAATATTCTAAAGCAATTGAAACCAACTAAAAATATTGGTTTATAA